The stretch of DNA AGAAAGTAATAACTACCAGAAACTCGCTTCAACGCCTGGCCCGGTTACGGAGTGAAATGAAAAAACAGCCGGACTCCACGCCGCTTATTCGCCGGCTACGCGAAGGGGATGCGCGTAGGGATGAGTGATTATGTATGTCTCGACAGCAGTGTTTTGATTAAGTTGCTGGTTCTGGAAGAGGACAGTGAAAACGCGGCAAATTTATTTGAGCAGATTGCAGCTAACCGGCAAACCGTTGTTTTACCTGATTTTGCCTGGGCCGAAGTGGGAACGGTTCTCTGCAAGAAAGTAGCACGGAAATTATTGGACTCTGAGCAAGCGGAAGTGCTTTGGGAAGAGTTTAACCGTTTAGAACTG from Desulfoscipio gibsoniae DSM 7213 encodes:
- a CDS encoding type II toxin-antitoxin system VapC family toxin, which gives rise to MSDYVCLDSSVLIKLLVLEEDSENAANLFEQIAANRQTVVLPDFAWAEVGTVLCKKVARKLLDSEQAEVLWEEFNRLELINYVGDRAIARTAWRIAKTENLPTLYDAAYLAVAEIVSRQSDEVCIFWTADERLVNSLSNRDNVKLLKEFTS